The Streptomyces pactum genome contains a region encoding:
- a CDS encoding AfsR/SARP family transcriptional regulator — protein sequence MKIRVLGPLSADVNGMSIVPTAGKPRQILALLALYPGRVMPVPTLMEEIWGTELPQSALTTLQTYILQLRRRLGTAMGPGAPGTAKDVLATRHGGYLLQIPADAVDVHEYERLVLEGQQAFEDGDDQRSAHAYRKALSLWQGPALVDVPVGPVLEIEAMRLEESRLVTRERRIDADLRIGRHAEVTAELMDLTARHPEHEGLHSQAMVALYRSGRQAGALDVYHRLRRRLVDELGVEPSPQLQRLHQAILAVDPQLDLASGPRRSSTFDLYAA from the coding sequence ATGAAGATTCGTGTTCTGGGTCCACTGAGTGCCGACGTCAACGGGATGTCGATCGTTCCGACGGCCGGGAAACCGCGCCAGATCCTGGCCCTGCTCGCCCTCTACCCGGGCAGAGTCATGCCCGTGCCCACGCTGATGGAGGAGATCTGGGGCACCGAACTGCCCCAGAGCGCCCTCACCACGCTGCAGACCTACATACTCCAGCTGCGGCGCCGGCTCGGTACCGCCATGGGGCCCGGCGCCCCCGGCACCGCCAAGGACGTGCTCGCCACCCGGCACGGCGGCTACCTGCTGCAGATACCGGCCGACGCGGTCGACGTCCACGAGTACGAGCGCCTCGTCCTCGAGGGCCAGCAGGCCTTCGAGGACGGCGACGACCAGCGGTCCGCCCACGCCTACCGCAAGGCGCTGAGCCTGTGGCAGGGGCCCGCCCTGGTCGACGTACCCGTCGGCCCGGTCCTGGAGATAGAGGCGATGCGGCTGGAGGAGAGCCGGCTTGTCACGCGGGAGCGCCGCATCGACGCCGACCTCAGGATCGGCCGGCACGCCGAGGTCACCGCCGAACTGATGGACCTGACCGCCCGGCACCCCGAGCACGAGGGACTGCACTCGCAGGCCATGGTGGCGCTGTACCGCTCCGGTCGGCAGGCCGGAGCGCTTGACGTCTACCACCGGCTGCGCCGCCGCCTGGTCGACGAGCTGGGTGTGGAGCCCTCACCGCAGTTGCAGCGACTGCACCAGGCGATCCTCGCCGTCGACCCTCAGTTGGACCTGGCGTCCGGGCCCCGGCGCAGCTCCACCTTCGACCTGTACGCGGCCTGA
- a CDS encoding IS630 family transposase (programmed frameshift), producing MRYADGGGLTAAGRRRRESVRMQAAELFEQEIKPPEVARRLRVSLKSAYQWHQLWRDGGHEALASRGPSGSRCRLSPRCLEKLAAYLDEGPAAHGWVEDQVWTAARVATLIGRKFHVSYSVSGATRLMHRLGFSPQVPARRVAERDERAVTVWKEVTWAEVKEPGRPGGGYICFEDEAGFTRKPPRGRTWGRRGHTPVVTVSGRRSGRLSVAGLIAMRPGSRTRLCHRLRAHRAGRGKRRSMGERDFIALVDGVHQLLKAPIVLVWDRLNTHVSHAMRKLIAERAWLTVFLLPAYSPDLNPVEWVWAHIKRSLANLAVVALDRLEALVRNRLKRLQYRPGTLDGFIAGTGLTLDEPASP from the exons GTGAGATATGCGGATGGGGGCGGGCTGACCGCTGCGGGACGTCGGCGCCGGGAGTCGGTGCGGATGCAGGCGGCCGAGCTGTTCGAGCAGGAGATCAAGCCGCCGGAGGTGGCACGGCGACTGCGGGTGAGCCTGAAATCGGCCTACCAGTGGCACCAGCTGTGGCGGGACGGTGGTCATGAGGCTCTGGCCTCCCGCGGCCCGAGCGGATCCCGTTGCCGGCTGTCCCCGCGCTGTCTGGAGAAACTGGCTGCGTACCTCGATGAGGGCCCGGCCGCCCACGGCTGGGTGGAGGACCAGGTGTGGACCGCGGCGAGGGTGGCCACGCTGATCGGCCGGAAGTTCCACGTCTCCTACAGCGTCTCCGGTGCCACGAGGCTGATGCACCGGCTCGGCTTCAGCCCGCAGGTCCCCGCACGGCGGGTCGCCGAGCGCGACGAGAGGGCCGTCACCGTGTGGAAGGAGGTGACCTGGGCGGAGGTAAAAGAGCCCGGGCGGCCTG GCGGGGGCTACATCTGCTTCGAGGACGAAGCAGGGTTCACGCGGAAGCCGCCCCGGGGACGAACCTGGGGCCGGCGCGGGCACACCCCGGTCGTGACCGTCAGCGGGCGACGCTCGGGGCGGCTGTCGGTGGCCGGACTGATCGCCATGCGGCCCGGCTCCCGTACCCGGCTGTGCCACCGCCTGCGCGCCCACCGGGCGGGCAGAGGCAAACGCCGCAGCATGGGCGAGCGTGACTTCATCGCGCTCGTCGACGGCGTCCACCAGCTCCTCAAGGCACCTATCGTGCTGGTCTGGGACCGCCTCAACACCCACGTCTCTCACGCCATGCGCAAGTTGATCGCCGAGCGCGCATGGCTGACAGTGTTCCTGCTGCCCGCCTACTCACCCGACCTCAACCCCGTCGAATGGGTATGGGCACACATCAAACGCAGCCTGGCCAACCTCGCCGTCGTCGCGCTCGACCGGCTCGAAGCACTCGTCCGTAACCGACTCAAGCGCCTTCAGTACCGGCCCGGCACCCTCGACGGCTTCATAGCCGGCACCGGCCTGACTCTCGACGAACCTGCCTCACCCTGA
- a CDS encoding transposase: MTVRAMRSTAQRVQALQAEAKELENEILALVRQQAPELLGLLGVGPITAAQILVSWSHQGRFRSEAAFASFAGVSPIPASSGLTNRHRLNRNGDRQLNRAMHTITLIRMRLDPSTKTYVARKITEGKTSRDAQRCLKRVICRQIFKILERSDRNRLDNVEELAQAA, from the coding sequence ATGACGGTGCGGGCCATGCGGTCCACGGCCCAGCGCGTCCAGGCCCTGCAGGCCGAGGCCAAGGAACTCGAGAACGAGATACTCGCCCTGGTGCGGCAGCAGGCCCCCGAGCTTCTCGGCTTGCTCGGAGTCGGGCCGATCACTGCCGCCCAGATCTTGGTCAGCTGGTCTCACCAGGGGCGATTCCGCTCTGAAGCCGCCTTCGCCTCTTTCGCCGGTGTCTCGCCGATCCCTGCCTCGTCCGGGCTGACCAACCGACACCGGCTCAACCGCAACGGCGACCGGCAGCTCAACCGGGCCATGCACACCATCACCCTGATCAGGATGCGACTTGATCCCTCCACGAAGACGTACGTCGCTCGCAAGATCACCGAAGGAAAGACCTCCCGGGACGCCCAGCGATGCCTCAAGCGGGTGATCTGCCGCCAGATCTTCAAGATCCTTGAGCGATCAGACCGAAACCGACTCGACAATGTCGAAGAACTCGCTCAAGCGGCTTGA
- a CDS encoding ScbR family autoregulator-binding transcription factor — translation MVKQERARRTREALIKSAATVFDRDGFSVASLTAISSLAGVSNGALHFHFASKAALADSVEEAAAQRLERIVTAPEGAAGNALQMLVDTSHELARRLTEDVVLRAGFELSRDQVRRRGPGLYRQWHRWVEGALKRAAGEGVLNQVTPEDAAASVVAATTGFEVLGPQDPQWLSHQTVTRFWQLLLPRLAEASALGGLVAAGSRPR, via the coding sequence ATGGTCAAACAGGAGCGAGCGCGGCGTACCCGCGAGGCGCTGATCAAGTCGGCCGCCACGGTCTTCGACCGCGACGGCTTCAGCGTGGCCTCTCTCACGGCGATCAGCTCGCTGGCCGGAGTGAGCAACGGCGCGCTCCACTTCCACTTCGCGAGCAAGGCGGCTCTGGCCGACTCGGTGGAAGAGGCCGCGGCGCAGCGGCTGGAGCGCATCGTCACGGCCCCGGAGGGCGCGGCCGGCAACGCCCTGCAGATGCTGGTGGACACCTCGCACGAGCTGGCCCGCCGGCTCACCGAGGACGTGGTGCTGCGCGCCGGGTTCGAGCTGAGCCGGGACCAGGTCCGCCGAAGGGGGCCCGGCCTGTACCGCCAGTGGCACCGGTGGGTCGAGGGGGCGCTGAAGCGCGCCGCCGGCGAGGGCGTGCTCAACCAGGTCACGCCCGAGGACGCGGCGGCCTCCGTGGTGGCGGCGACCACCGGCTTCGAGGTGCTGGGCCCGCAGGACCCGCAATGGCTCTCGCACCAGACGGTCACCAGGTTCTGGCAACTGCTGCTGCCGCGGCTGGCCGAGGCCTCCGCCCTCGGCGGTCTCGTGGCGGCCGGCAGCCGCCCCCGGTGA
- a CDS encoding IS110 family transposase, producing the protein MTMLAEHVDGVIGVDTHRDTLAAAAVSRIGAVLASTDSPANARGYRRLLDFARQQVPGRRCWALEGIGSYGAGLAAFLDQAGEQVVEVCRPKRAANRGGRKTDMLDAIRAAKEALATEHLIQPRLRGEREALRVLLAARHGAVLASTAAITDFGSSG; encoded by the coding sequence ATGACCATGCTCGCAGAACACGTCGATGGCGTCATCGGCGTCGACACCCACCGCGACACCCTCGCCGCGGCCGCCGTCAGCCGCATCGGCGCCGTGCTGGCCAGCACCGATTCCCCGGCCAACGCCCGCGGCTACCGGCGCCTGCTGGACTTCGCCCGCCAGCAGGTTCCCGGCCGCCGCTGCTGGGCTCTGGAAGGCATCGGCAGCTACGGTGCCGGCCTCGCGGCCTTCCTGGACCAAGCCGGCGAGCAGGTCGTCGAGGTCTGCCGCCCGAAGCGAGCGGCCAACCGCGGAGGCCGCAAAACCGACATGCTCGACGCCATCCGGGCCGCCAAAGAGGCGCTGGCCACCGAGCACTTGATCCAGCCCCGCCTCCGCGGCGAACGCGAGGCACTGCGGGTGCTGCTTGCCGCCCGTCACGGTGCGGTCCTCGCTTCCACCGCCGCGATTACTGACTTCGGCTCGTCAGGGTGA
- a CDS encoding acyl-CoA carboxylase subunit epsilon, with protein MGEPGVMGPALRIERGRADADELAALTVVLCSVVAGRAADGAPEPPAPAPAPAPWRRADRTGSAYRSPYCWR; from the coding sequence ATGGGTGAACCCGGCGTCATGGGGCCCGCGTTGCGCATAGAACGCGGCCGGGCCGACGCGGACGAACTGGCCGCGCTGACCGTCGTGCTGTGCTCGGTTGTGGCCGGGCGGGCGGCGGACGGCGCACCGGAGCCCCCCGCCCCCGCCCCTGCGCCTGCGCCGTGGCGGCGGGCGGACCGGACCGGCTCGGCCTACCGCTCGCCGTACTGCTGGCGGTAA
- a CDS encoding dihydrofolate reductase family protein: protein MSDVGIGTGNVVVNRAMSLDGFIAGPGHAMDWIAEYLTADTFPEVMAATGAMLVGRGTYEVAKRMADQDTAYDGGAQFVLTHEPPDEPDPAVTFLTCDIEEAVATARSAAGGRNLEILGADTAAQCLRRGLVDEILVYVLPVLLGDGVRFSPPSLGRIDLEPFSTTQSGAVTMLRFRVRK from the coding sequence ATGAGCGATGTGGGCATCGGCACCGGCAATGTGGTCGTGAACAGGGCGATGTCGCTGGACGGGTTCATCGCCGGTCCCGGCCACGCGATGGACTGGATCGCCGAGTACCTGACCGCGGATACGTTCCCGGAGGTTATGGCGGCCACGGGCGCCATGCTCGTCGGCCGGGGCACGTACGAGGTCGCCAAGCGGATGGCCGACCAGGACACCGCCTACGACGGGGGAGCACAGTTCGTCCTCACCCACGAGCCTCCCGACGAGCCGGACCCCGCCGTCACGTTCCTCACCTGCGACATCGAGGAAGCCGTTGCCACAGCACGCAGCGCCGCGGGCGGCAGGAACCTGGAGATCCTCGGTGCTGACACGGCCGCCCAGTGCCTGCGGCGCGGGCTCGTCGACGAGATCCTGGTGTATGTACTGCCGGTACTGCTCGGCGACGGTGTCCGCTTCTCGCCCCCGAGCCTCGGCAGGATCGACCTGGAACCGTTCAGCACCACCCAGTCGGGCGCCGTCACGATGCTCCGCTTCCGCGTGCGTAAGTAG
- a CDS encoding GNAT family N-acetyltransferase → MLPDDWHLTQDVDDFLARAGDFLCSRAALHNTPLTDIEKLRRRKAADPGAEAAAVFGRLQSRGEVRAIFCLTSRGRLGLTPLSAEQSDTLAAHLAGLGHFPATVIADHDTAGAFARSWQRATGAAPALFWRTHLYRLGTLTPPQPRPPGQGRPAGGEDRAHVVRWCREFCADVGEQSSIDVIDAGSWEESRFGDRHFTFWRTPEGTPVSMAASTPVVGGMVRVDPVYTPARLRGRGYAGAVTAEASRAALAAGATGVVLFTDPDNPTSNALYQRLGYVRVAGFAGYRFSRGAPEAG, encoded by the coding sequence ATGCTCCCGGATGACTGGCACCTCACCCAAGACGTCGACGACTTCCTGGCCCGGGCCGGGGACTTCCTGTGCTCGCGCGCCGCGCTGCACAACACGCCGCTGACAGACATCGAGAAGCTGCGCCGACGCAAGGCGGCCGATCCCGGCGCCGAAGCCGCCGCCGTTTTCGGCCGACTGCAGTCACGGGGCGAGGTCCGCGCGATCTTCTGTCTCACTTCCCGCGGACGCCTGGGCCTCACGCCCCTGAGTGCCGAGCAGAGCGATACCCTCGCCGCTCACCTGGCCGGCCTCGGCCACTTTCCCGCCACCGTCATCGCGGACCACGACACCGCCGGTGCCTTCGCCCGGTCCTGGCAGCGGGCCACGGGCGCGGCGCCGGCACTCTTCTGGCGGACGCATCTGTACCGTCTCGGCACGCTCACCCCGCCGCAGCCGCGCCCGCCGGGCCAGGGGCGCCCCGCGGGCGGTGAGGACCGTGCGCACGTGGTGCGCTGGTGCCGTGAGTTCTGCGCCGACGTCGGGGAGCAGTCCTCCATCGACGTGATCGATGCCGGCTCCTGGGAGGAATCGCGTTTCGGCGACCGGCACTTCACGTTCTGGCGGACGCCGGAGGGCACCCCTGTCTCGATGGCGGCCTCGACGCCGGTCGTCGGCGGCATGGTCCGGGTGGACCCCGTCTACACTCCCGCCCGCCTCCGCGGCCGCGGCTACGCGGGAGCCGTGACGGCCGAGGCGAGCAGGGCCGCGCTGGCCGCGGGGGCGACGGGCGTCGTCCTGTTCACGGACCCGGACAACCCCACCAGCAACGCCCTCTACCAGCGCCTGGGATACGTCCGTGTCGCCGGCTTCGCCGGGTACCGGTTCTCCCGCGGCGCGCCCGAGGCCGGGTGA
- a CDS encoding ScbR family autoregulator-binding transcription factor, translating into MVKQDRAIRTRRNILEAAAKIFEERGYQAATIAEILSTAGVTKGALYFHFESKEQLAQGVLHEQDQRFVIPDRACKVQELADVVLLHAYRLQSDPMVRAGVRLTMDQHAEGLDRSGPFLRWSTVCRQLLEQAQAQGELLPHVIPSVTADIMVSTFAGVQSMSQTTTDYQNLRFQTSALLRHLLPSIAVPSVLASLDLTETRGETVHDEIRHQLQPQPATAVR; encoded by the coding sequence GTGGTGAAACAGGACCGTGCCATCCGCACACGAAGGAACATCCTCGAAGCAGCGGCAAAGATCTTCGAGGAACGCGGCTACCAGGCCGCCACCATCGCCGAAATCCTCAGCACCGCAGGCGTGACCAAGGGAGCGCTGTACTTCCACTTCGAATCGAAGGAACAGCTCGCCCAGGGCGTCCTGCACGAACAGGACCAGCGGTTCGTCATCCCCGACCGCGCCTGCAAGGTCCAGGAACTCGCCGACGTCGTCCTGCTGCACGCCTACCGCCTGCAGTCCGACCCGATGGTACGGGCAGGCGTGCGGCTGACCATGGACCAGCACGCCGAAGGCCTCGACCGCAGCGGCCCCTTCCTGCGCTGGAGCACCGTATGCCGGCAACTGCTGGAACAAGCACAAGCCCAGGGCGAACTACTGCCCCACGTCATACCATCCGTCACCGCCGACATCATGGTCAGCACATTCGCGGGCGTCCAGTCCATGTCCCAGACCACCACCGACTACCAGAACCTGCGCTTCCAGACCTCCGCACTGCTGCGCCACCTCCTCCCCAGCATCGCCGTGCCATCCGTACTCGCCTCCCTGGACCTGACCGAAACACGCGGCGAAACCGTCCACGACGAAATCCGGCACCAACTCCAGCCCCAGCCGGCAACCGCCGTCAGATAA
- a CDS encoding DUF6059 family protein: MTFARRVRRFTRALVADVWQCLVAVGAVQLAGETARADTRLVDAPAPGHPERLRPDLPLTALERALLKDIGPAG; encoded by the coding sequence ATGACGTTCGCCCGGCGCGTGCGGCGGTTCACCCGTGCCCTGGTGGCCGACGTCTGGCAGTGCCTGGTCGCTGTCGGCGCCGTCCAGCTCGCGGGCGAGACGGCCCGGGCCGACACCCGCCTGGTGGACGCGCCTGCGCCGGGCCATCCCGAACGCCTGCGCCCCGACCTGCCCCTGACCGCGCTGGAGCGCGCCCTGCTGAAGGACATCGGCCCGGCGGGCTGA
- a CDS encoding acyl-CoA carboxylase subunit beta, translating into MTVLNDVAQVSARLSGGRGCVAELRGIRARALAGPGGEATAAQHARGKLTARERIGLLLDPESFCEVGQLRRHRATGFGLEAKRPYTDGVVTGWGTVEGRTVFVYAHDFRIFGGALGEAHAAKIHKIMDMAIAAGAPLVSLNDGAGARIQEGVCALAGYGGIFQRNTRASGVIPQISVMLGPCAGGAAYSPALTDFVFMVRDTSQMFITGPDVVRAVTGEEVTHNGLGGAGVHAETSGVCHFAYDDEETCLAEVRYLLSLLPPNNRQFPPRVRCADPHTRRSKVLADLVPADGSRPYDMARVVEELVDDGEYLEVHERWARNIICALARLDGQVVGIVANQPQVLAGVLDIGASEKAARFVQMCDAFNIALITLLDVPGFLPGVDQEHGGIIRHGAKLLYAYCNASVPRISLVLRKAYGGAYIVMDSQSIGADLTYAWPANEIAVMGAEGAADVVFRRQIADAEDPEAMRARMVKEYRAELMHPYYAAERGLVDDVIDPAETREVLVRSLAMLQAKNADLPSRKHGNPPQ; encoded by the coding sequence GTGACAGTCCTCAATGACGTCGCTCAGGTGTCCGCGCGTCTGTCGGGCGGCCGCGGGTGCGTGGCCGAACTGCGCGGGATCCGGGCGCGGGCGCTGGCCGGGCCGGGTGGGGAGGCGACGGCGGCGCAGCATGCCAGGGGCAAGCTGACGGCGCGGGAGCGTATCGGGCTGCTGTTGGACCCGGAGTCCTTTTGTGAGGTCGGGCAGCTGCGCCGGCACCGGGCCACCGGGTTCGGCCTGGAGGCCAAAAGGCCGTACACCGACGGTGTCGTCACCGGCTGGGGCACGGTGGAGGGCCGTACGGTCTTCGTCTACGCGCACGACTTCCGGATCTTCGGCGGGGCGCTGGGCGAGGCCCACGCCGCGAAGATCCACAAGATCATGGATATGGCCATCGCGGCGGGTGCGCCGCTGGTCTCCCTCAACGACGGTGCCGGCGCGCGGATCCAGGAGGGTGTCTGCGCGCTGGCCGGGTACGGCGGCATCTTCCAGCGCAACACCCGGGCGTCCGGGGTCATCCCGCAGATCAGCGTGATGCTCGGCCCGTGCGCGGGCGGCGCCGCCTACAGTCCCGCCCTCACGGACTTCGTGTTCATGGTCCGCGACACCTCGCAGATGTTCATCACCGGCCCGGACGTGGTCAGGGCCGTCACCGGCGAGGAGGTCACCCACAACGGCCTCGGCGGCGCCGGCGTGCACGCCGAGACGTCCGGCGTCTGCCACTTCGCCTACGACGACGAGGAGACCTGCCTCGCCGAGGTCCGCTACCTCCTGTCCCTCCTCCCGCCGAACAACCGGCAGTTCCCGCCGCGCGTGCGGTGTGCCGATCCGCACACCCGCCGTTCGAAGGTGCTGGCGGACCTGGTGCCGGCGGACGGCAGCCGCCCCTACGACATGGCCAGGGTCGTCGAGGAACTCGTCGACGACGGCGAGTACCTGGAGGTCCACGAGCGCTGGGCGCGCAACATCATCTGCGCCCTGGCCCGGCTGGACGGCCAGGTCGTCGGCATCGTCGCCAACCAGCCGCAGGTCCTGGCCGGTGTCCTGGACATCGGGGCCAGCGAGAAGGCCGCACGGTTCGTCCAGATGTGCGACGCCTTCAACATCGCGCTCATCACCCTCCTGGACGTACCCGGGTTCCTGCCGGGTGTGGACCAGGAGCACGGCGGGATCATCCGCCACGGCGCCAAGCTGCTCTACGCCTACTGCAACGCGAGCGTGCCCCGGATCTCGCTCGTCCTGCGCAAGGCGTACGGGGGCGCCTACATCGTCATGGACAGCCAGTCCATCGGCGCCGACCTCACCTACGCCTGGCCCGCCAACGAGATCGCCGTGATGGGCGCCGAGGGCGCGGCCGACGTCGTCTTCCGCCGTCAGATCGCCGACGCCGAGGACCCCGAAGCCATGCGGGCGCGCATGGTCAAGGAGTACAGGGCCGAGCTGATGCACCCCTACTACGCGGCCGAGCGCGGTCTGGTCGACGACGTCATCGACCCCGCCGAGACCCGCGAGGTGCTCGTCAGATCCCTGGCGATGCTCCAGGCCAAGAACGCCGACCTGCCCTCCCGCAAGCACGGCAACCCGCCGCAGTAA
- a CDS encoding AfsR/SARP family transcriptional regulator: MDIEVLGALSVREHGTSITPTAPKPRQVLALLALQADRVVQVSSLIEELWDDEPPRSARTTLQTYVLQLRELIGEALAKSGEEDVTAKDILVTLPGGYRLDTRGGRVDFREFEQQAGAGYRAMDAEDFTSAARRLREALSLWTGSALADVTAGSRIGLEVKRLEETRLCALDQRIEADLRLGRHRELLSELTVLVNRHQMHESLHGQFMVALHRSGRRGEALSVYQRLRTTLVRELGLEPSAMMSRLQRSILTAAPETAGTRSPEATGRTVARVG; encoded by the coding sequence GTGGACATCGAAGTTCTGGGCGCCCTGTCAGTACGCGAGCACGGCACCTCGATCACACCGACGGCCCCGAAGCCGCGGCAGGTGCTGGCACTGCTCGCGCTGCAGGCCGACCGCGTGGTCCAGGTCTCTTCCCTGATCGAGGAGTTGTGGGACGACGAGCCGCCGCGCAGTGCACGCACCACCCTGCAGACCTACGTGCTCCAGTTGCGGGAGCTCATCGGCGAGGCGCTGGCCAAGTCCGGCGAGGAAGACGTCACCGCCAAGGACATCCTGGTCACCCTCCCCGGCGGCTACCGCCTGGACACCCGGGGCGGCCGGGTCGATTTCCGTGAGTTCGAGCAGCAGGCCGGAGCGGGCTACCGGGCCATGGACGCCGAGGACTTCACCAGCGCCGCACGGCGGCTGCGGGAGGCGCTGTCGCTGTGGACCGGCTCCGCGCTCGCCGACGTGACCGCCGGCAGCCGCATCGGCCTCGAGGTCAAGCGCCTGGAGGAGACCCGGCTGTGCGCGCTGGACCAGCGCATCGAGGCCGATCTGCGGCTCGGCCGCCACCGCGAGCTGCTGTCCGAACTGACCGTCCTCGTCAACCGGCACCAGATGCACGAGAGCCTGCACGGCCAGTTCATGGTGGCCCTGCACCGCTCCGGCCGGCGCGGCGAGGCGCTCAGCGTCTACCAGCGGCTGCGCACCACCCTCGTACGCGAGCTGGGCCTGGAGCCGTCGGCGATGATGAGCCGGCTGCAGCGCTCCATCCTGACGGCCGCCCCGGAGACCGCCGGGACCCGCAGCCCGGAGGCCACCGGCCGGACCGTGGCCCGGGTGGGCTGA
- a CDS encoding ScbA/BarX family gamma-butyrolactone biosynthesis protein has translation MTASTFRFEGPSIEQAPAGTALPASRAALRHGPLTTTVPRELVHRAAVAEVMLTDWKRLDDTHFAMAAQWPRSHSFFTPVGVHHDPLIAAETIRQIGALLAHAEFGVPFGHQFLMEELTLTVRPEQVRTGRAPAALDLDVTCTEVRTRGRRLSGLRYETTILREGRPAATGQISFTALAPAVYRRLRPEHVFSAGHRPIPLTAPVAPQSVGRLSPADVVLSPTGDPDRWQLRVDTRHPVLFDHQVDHVPGMVLLEAARQAATAVLHRPSLLPAGLTCAFTKYAELDLPCLIDALHLPRTAPGDPDTVLVTGHQDGHPVFSATVTAAPQD, from the coding sequence ATGACCGCGAGCACGTTCCGGTTCGAAGGTCCGTCGATCGAGCAGGCGCCGGCGGGAACCGCCCTGCCGGCCTCCCGGGCAGCGCTGCGTCACGGGCCTTTGACCACGACGGTCCCCAGGGAACTGGTGCACCGCGCAGCCGTCGCCGAGGTCATGCTCACCGACTGGAAGCGCCTGGACGACACCCACTTCGCGATGGCCGCGCAGTGGCCGCGCAGCCACAGCTTCTTCACCCCCGTGGGAGTCCACCACGACCCGCTGATCGCCGCTGAAACGATCCGTCAGATCGGTGCCCTGCTCGCCCACGCCGAGTTCGGCGTCCCCTTCGGCCACCAGTTCCTGATGGAGGAACTCACCCTCACGGTCCGTCCCGAGCAGGTGCGGACCGGCCGGGCACCCGCCGCGCTGGACCTCGACGTCACCTGCACGGAGGTCAGGACACGCGGCCGCCGGCTGTCCGGCCTGCGGTACGAGACGACGATCCTGCGCGAGGGACGGCCCGCCGCGACGGGACAGATCTCCTTCACCGCCCTCGCTCCCGCCGTCTACCGCCGGCTGCGTCCAGAGCACGTCTTCAGCGCCGGACACCGTCCGATCCCCCTGACGGCTCCGGTGGCGCCGCAGAGCGTGGGACGCCTCTCACCCGCCGACGTGGTGCTCTCCCCCACCGGCGACCCGGACCGCTGGCAACTGCGAGTGGACACCCGGCACCCGGTCCTCTTCGACCACCAGGTCGACCACGTTCCGGGCATGGTGCTGCTCGAGGCCGCCCGCCAGGCAGCGACCGCGGTCCTGCACAGACCCTCCCTCCTGCCGGCCGGCCTCACATGCGCGTTCACGAAATACGCGGAGCTGGACCTGCCCTGTCTGATCGACGCCCTGCACCTGCCCCGCACCGCCCCCGGCGACCCGGACACAGTCCTGGTCACCGGCCACCAGGACGGCCACCCCGTGTTCAGCGCGACCGTGACCGCCGCCCCACAGGACTGA
- a CDS encoding NAD(P)H-binding protein, with translation MILVTGATGTVGGEVLRRLPAHLAVRVMARDPSRVARPGCRAEVVAGDYGDPCSLGRAVEGVGRALVLTSRVGGDDDARFVDAARAAGVRHLVKVSAAAVADSGADDVLTRWQRRNEDLLLGSGLRWTVLRPRSFMSNTLSWAVSIAGEQVVRGLYGTSLNACVDPRDVAAAAVCALTEDGHEGRIHTLTGPEPISAVEQTAQLGRLLGRPLRFEELSPRRARVLLRERYPEPVVEALLAGAERQRAGAKAGVEDTVGRLTGRAARSFRTWAGDHLGAFGAVPGAAGAGR, from the coding sequence GTGATTCTCGTGACAGGCGCCACCGGGACCGTCGGGGGGGAGGTCCTGCGCCGGCTGCCCGCGCATCTCGCGGTGCGTGTCATGGCCAGGGACCCCTCGCGGGTGGCGCGTCCGGGTTGCCGGGCCGAGGTGGTGGCCGGTGACTATGGCGATCCGTGCTCGCTGGGGCGCGCTGTCGAGGGGGTGGGCCGCGCGCTGGTCCTCACCAGCCGTGTCGGCGGTGACGACGACGCGCGCTTCGTGGATGCCGCGCGTGCGGCGGGGGTGCGGCATCTGGTCAAGGTGTCCGCGGCGGCCGTCGCGGACAGCGGGGCGGACGATGTCCTCACCCGCTGGCAGCGCAGGAACGAGGACCTGTTGCTGGGTTCCGGTCTGCGGTGGACCGTGCTGCGCCCGCGGTCCTTCATGTCCAACACGCTGTCCTGGGCGGTGTCCATCGCCGGTGAGCAGGTGGTGCGGGGTCTGTACGGCACCTCGCTCAACGCGTGCGTCGACCCGCGCGACGTCGCCGCCGCAGCCGTGTGCGCGCTGACCGAGGACGGGCACGAGGGGCGGATCCATACGCTGACCGGACCGGAGCCGATCAGCGCGGTCGAGCAGACGGCGCAGCTCGGCCGGCTGCTGGGCCGCCCGCTGCGCTTCGAGGAGTTGTCCCCCCGCCGGGCGCGTGTCCTGCTGCGCGAGCGGTATCCCGAGCCGGTCGTCGAGGCGTTGCTGGCCGGTGCGGAACGCCAGCGGGCCGGAGCCAAGGCGGGAGTCGAGGACACGGTCGGGCGGCTGACCGGGCGCGCGGCCCGGTCCTTTCGCACGTGGGCCGGGGATCACCTCGGGGCGTTCGGTGCCGTGCCGGGTGCGGCGGGGGCGGGGCGGTGA